One Citrobacter amalonaticus genomic window carries:
- the topA gene encoding type I DNA topoisomerase, with amino-acid sequence MGKALVIVESPAKAKTINKYLGNDYVVKSSVGHIRDLPTSGSAAKKSADSTSTKTAKKPKKDERGALVNRMGVDPWHNWDAHYEVLPGKEKVVSELKQLAEKADHIYLATDLDREGEAIAWHLREVIGGDDTRYSRVVFNEITKNAIRQAFEKPGELNIDRVNAQQARRFMDRVVGYMVSPLLWKKIARGLSAGRVQSVAVRLVVEREREIKAFVPEEFWEIDANTTTPSGDALPLQVTHQNDKPFRPVNREQTLAAVSLLEKARYSVLEREDKPTSSKPGAPFITSTLQQAASTRLGFGVKKTMMMAQRLYEAGYITYMRTDSTNLSQDAVNMVRGYIGDNFGKKYLPESPNQYASKENSQEAHEAIRPSDVSVLAETLKDMEADAQKLYQLIWRQFVACQMTPAQYDSTTLTVGAGDFRLKARGRILRFDGWTKVMPALRKGDEDRTLPAVNKGDALSLVELTPAQHFTKPPARFSEASLVKELEKRGIGRPSTYASIISTIQDRGYVRVENRRFYAEKMGEIVTDRLEENFRELMNYDFTAQMENSLDQVANHETEWKGVLDNFFSDFTQQLDKAEKDPEEGGMRPNQMVLTSIDCPTCGRKMGIRTASTGVFLGCSGYALSPKERCKTTINLVPENEVLNVLEGDDAETNALRAKRRCQKCGTAMDSYLIDPKRKLHVCGNNPTCDGYEIEEGEFRIKGYDGPIVECEKCGSEMHLKMGRFGKYMACTNDECKNTRKILRNGEVAPPKEDPVPLPELPCEKSDAYFVLRDGAAGVFLAANTFPKSRETRAPLVEELFRFRDRLPEKLRYLADAPQQDPEGNKTLVRFSRKTKQQYVAAEKDGKATGWSAFFVEGKWVEGKK; translated from the coding sequence ATGGGTAAAGCTCTTGTCATCGTTGAGTCCCCGGCAAAAGCCAAAACGATCAACAAGTATCTGGGTAATGACTACGTGGTTAAGTCCAGCGTCGGTCATATCCGTGATTTGCCGACCAGTGGCTCAGCAGCTAAAAAGAGCGCCGACTCTACCTCCACCAAAACGGCTAAAAAGCCCAAAAAGGATGAACGTGGCGCGCTCGTCAACCGTATGGGGGTTGACCCGTGGCACAACTGGGACGCGCATTATGAGGTGCTGCCCGGTAAAGAGAAGGTCGTCTCTGAACTGAAACAACTGGCTGAAAAAGCCGACCACATCTATCTCGCAACCGACCTTGACCGCGAAGGGGAAGCCATTGCATGGCACCTGCGGGAAGTGATCGGGGGTGATGACACGCGTTACAGTCGCGTGGTGTTTAACGAAATTACCAAGAATGCGATTCGTCAGGCGTTTGAAAAGCCGGGCGAACTGAACATTGACCGGGTTAACGCTCAGCAGGCGCGTCGCTTTATGGATCGCGTGGTGGGCTATATGGTCTCGCCGCTGTTGTGGAAAAAGATTGCTCGCGGTCTGTCAGCCGGTCGCGTTCAGTCCGTGGCGGTGCGTCTGGTCGTTGAGCGTGAACGCGAAATTAAAGCGTTTGTACCGGAAGAGTTCTGGGAAATTGACGCGAATACCACCACGCCTTCCGGCGATGCGCTGCCCTTGCAGGTGACCCATCAGAACGACAAGCCGTTCCGTCCGGTGAACCGCGAGCAGACGCTTGCGGCGGTAAGCCTGCTGGAGAAAGCGCGCTACAGCGTTCTGGAACGTGAAGACAAGCCGACCAGCAGCAAGCCGGGCGCGCCGTTTATCACCTCCACCCTGCAACAGGCGGCCAGCACGCGTCTCGGTTTTGGCGTGAAAAAGACCATGATGATGGCGCAGCGTCTGTACGAAGCGGGTTACATCACCTATATGCGTACCGACTCGACCAACCTGAGTCAGGATGCCGTGAACATGGTGCGCGGTTACATCGGCGATAATTTTGGTAAGAAATACCTGCCGGAAAGTCCGAATCAGTACGCCAGTAAAGAAAACTCGCAGGAAGCGCACGAAGCGATTCGTCCTTCCGACGTCTCTGTGCTGGCGGAAACCCTGAAGGATATGGAAGCCGACGCGCAGAAACTGTATCAGCTGATCTGGCGTCAGTTTGTCGCCTGTCAGATGACCCCGGCGCAGTACGATTCCACCACGCTGACCGTTGGCGCGGGTGATTTCCGTCTGAAGGCGCGCGGTCGTATTCTGCGCTTCGACGGCTGGACGAAAGTGATGCCCGCGCTGCGTAAAGGCGATGAAGACCGGACGCTACCGGCGGTGAATAAAGGCGATGCGCTGTCTCTGGTTGAACTGACCCCGGCTCAGCACTTCACCAAACCACCGGCGCGCTTCAGCGAAGCCTCGCTGGTGAAAGAGCTGGAAAAACGCGGAATTGGCCGTCCGTCGACCTATGCGTCGATCATTTCGACCATTCAGGATCGTGGCTACGTGCGGGTGGAAAACCGTCGCTTCTATGCGGAAAAAATGGGTGAGATTGTCACCGACCGTCTGGAAGAGAATTTCCGTGAGCTGATGAACTACGATTTCACCGCGCAGATGGAAAACAGCCTCGACCAGGTCGCGAATCACGAAACCGAATGGAAAGGCGTGCTCGATAACTTCTTCAGTGATTTTACTCAGCAACTGGATAAAGCGGAGAAAGATCCGGAAGAGGGCGGGATGCGTCCGAACCAGATGGTATTGACCAGCATCGACTGCCCAACCTGCGGACGCAAAATGGGAATTCGCACCGCCAGTACCGGCGTGTTCCTTGGCTGCTCGGGTTATGCGTTGTCGCCGAAAGAGCGCTGCAAAACCACCATTAACCTGGTGCCGGAAAACGAAGTCCTGAACGTGCTGGAAGGTGATGACGCGGAAACTAACGCCCTGCGCGCCAAACGTCGTTGTCAGAAGTGCGGCACGGCGATGGACAGTTACCTGATCGATCCGAAGCGCAAGCTGCATGTTTGTGGTAATAACCCGACCTGCGACGGCTATGAGATCGAAGAAGGCGAATTCCGTATCAAAGGGTATGACGGTCCGATCGTCGAGTGCGAAAAATGTGGCTCTGAGATGCACCTGAAGATGGGGCGTTTCGGTAAGTACATGGCATGTACCAACGACGAGTGTAAAAACACCCGTAAGATCCTGCGTAACGGTGAAGTTGCGCCGCCGAAAGAAGATCCGGTTCCACTGCCCGAGTTGCCGTGTGAAAAATCGGATGCGTATTTCGTGTTGCGTGATGGCGCTGCCGGGGTCTTCCTGGCCGCCAATACTTTCCCGAAATCCCGTGAGACGCGCGCGCCGCTGGTGGAAGAGCTGTTCCGCTTCCGTGACCGTCTGCCGGAAAAACTGCGTTATCTGGCCGATGCGCCGCAACAGGATCCGGAAGGCAATAAAACGCTGGTGCGTTTTAGCCGTAAGACCAAGCAGCAGTATGTTGCCGCTGAAAAAGACGGGAAAGCGACCGGCTGGTCCGCCTTCTTTGTTGAGGGTAAATGGGTCGAAGGCAAGAAGTAA
- a CDS encoding YciN family protein, with translation MRKETQPIDRETLLIEANKIIREHEDTLAGIVATGVTQRNGVLVFSGDYFLDEQGLPTPKSTAVFNMFKHLAHVLSEKYHLID, from the coding sequence ATGCGCAAAGAGACACAACCTATCGATCGCGAAACGCTGTTGATTGAAGCCAACAAAATCATTCGTGAGCATGAAGATACGCTGGCTGGCATTGTTGCCACCGGTGTGACCCAGCGAAATGGGGTGTTGGTCTTCAGTGGGGATTACTTTTTAGACGAGCAAGGTCTACCAACGCCAAAGAGCACAGCCGTGTTCAATATGTTTAAACATCTGGCGCATGTACTTTCTGAAAAGTATCACCTGATCGATTAA
- the sohB gene encoding protease SohB, with protein sequence MELLSEYGLFLAKIVTVVLAIAAIATIIVNVAQRKRQRGELRVTNLSEQYKEMKDELAMAMLDSHQQKLWHKAQKKKHKLEAKAAKVKAKQGDSGTSDKPRVWVLDFKGSMDAHEVSSLREEVTAVLAVVKPQDQVVVRLESPGGVVHGYGLAASQLQRLRDKKIPLTVTVDKVAASGGYMMACVADKIVSAPFAIVGSIGVVAQIPNFNRFLKGKDIDIELHTAGQYKRTLTLLGENTEEGRQKFREDLNETHHLFKDFVHRMRPSLDIDQVATGEHWYGQQALEKGLIDEVNTSDEVILGLMEGHEVLNVRYLQRKKLVDRVTGSAAESADRLLLRWWQRGQKPLM encoded by the coding sequence GTGGAATTGTTGTCTGAATATGGCTTGTTTTTAGCAAAAATCGTGACTGTTGTGCTGGCTATCGCGGCGATTGCCACCATTATCGTGAATGTTGCCCAACGTAAGCGCCAGCGTGGCGAACTGCGGGTTACCAACCTCAGCGAACAATATAAAGAGATGAAGGATGAACTGGCGATGGCGATGCTGGATAGCCATCAACAGAAACTCTGGCACAAAGCGCAAAAGAAAAAACACAAGCTGGAAGCGAAAGCCGCCAAAGTGAAAGCCAAACAGGGCGACAGCGGCACGTCAGATAAACCGCGCGTCTGGGTGCTGGATTTTAAAGGCAGTATGGATGCCCACGAGGTCAGTTCGCTGCGTGAAGAGGTGACGGCGGTACTGGCGGTGGTGAAACCGCAGGACCAGGTGGTGGTGCGACTGGAAAGCCCGGGTGGCGTAGTCCACGGCTACGGTCTTGCCGCATCACAACTGCAACGCTTACGCGATAAGAAAATCCCGTTGACCGTGACGGTGGATAAAGTCGCGGCGAGTGGCGGCTACATGATGGCCTGCGTGGCGGACAAAATTGTCTCCGCCCCCTTTGCGATTGTCGGTTCGATTGGCGTGGTCGCGCAGATCCCCAACTTCAACCGTTTCCTGAAAGGAAAGGATATTGATATCGAGTTGCATACCGCCGGACAGTACAAACGGACGCTGACACTGCTGGGTGAGAATACCGAAGAAGGGCGGCAGAAGTTTCGCGAAGATTTGAACGAAACCCATCATCTGTTTAAAGATTTCGTGCATCGGATGCGTCCATCTCTGGACATTGATCAGGTTGCGACGGGTGAACACTGGTACGGGCAGCAGGCGCTGGAGAAAGGACTCATTGATGAAGTCAACACCAGCGACGAGGTGATTCTGGGGCTGATGGAAGGACATGAAGTGCTGAACGTTCGCTATCTGCAGCGTAAGAAGCTGGTGGATCGGGTGACGGGCAGTGCCGCGGAAAGTGCCGACCGTCTGCTGCTGCGCTGGTGGCAGCGCGGACAAAAACCGCTGATGTAA
- a CDS encoding YciK family oxidoreductase: MHYQPKQDLLQDRIILVTGASDGIGREAAMTYARYGASVILLGRNDEKLRHVADRIAQQTGRQPQWFTLDLLTCTADDCHQLAQRIGGQYPRLDGVLHNAGLLGDVCPMIEQDPQVWQQVMQVNVNATFMLTQALLPLLLKSDSGSLVFTSSSVGQQGRANWGAYAASKFATEGMMQVLADEYQNRPLRVNCINPGGTRTGMRANAFPAEDPQKLKTPADIMPLYLWLMGDDSRRKTGMTFDAQPGRKPGIAQ, encoded by the coding sequence ATGCATTATCAACCGAAACAAGACCTCCTGCAGGATCGCATTATTCTGGTGACCGGCGCCAGCGACGGCATTGGCCGTGAAGCGGCCATGACCTACGCCCGCTACGGCGCCAGCGTCATTTTGCTTGGCCGTAATGATGAGAAATTGCGCCACGTCGCCGACAGGATTGCCCAGCAAACGGGCCGTCAGCCGCAGTGGTTTACACTCGATCTGTTAACCTGCACCGCTGATGACTGTCATCAACTGGCGCAGCGCATCGGCGGACAATATCCACGGCTGGACGGCGTCTTACACAATGCCGGTTTACTGGGCGACGTCTGTCCGATGATCGAGCAAGACCCGCAGGTCTGGCAACAGGTGATGCAGGTCAACGTCAATGCAACGTTTATGCTGACCCAGGCATTGCTTCCTTTATTACTTAAGTCAGATTCCGGATCGTTAGTCTTCACCTCCTCCAGCGTGGGCCAGCAGGGTCGTGCTAACTGGGGCGCCTACGCGGCTTCTAAATTTGCTACCGAAGGCATGATGCAGGTGCTGGCAGATGAGTACCAAAACCGTCCGCTGCGCGTGAATTGCATCAATCCGGGCGGTACCCGCACTGGCATGCGCGCCAACGCCTTTCCGGCTGAAGATCCGCAAAAGCTCAAAACACCCGCCGATATTATGCCGCTGTACCTGTGGCTAATGGGCGATGACAGCCGTCGCAAAACCGGCATGACCTTCGACGCCCAACCGGGCCGCAAACCAGGAATCGCCCAATGA
- the cobO gene encoding cob(I)yrinic acid a,c-diamide adenosyltransferase: MSEERYQQRQQRVKDRVDARVAQAQDERGIVIVFTGNGKGKTTAAFGTATRAVGHGKKVGVVQFIKGTWPNGERNLLEPHGVEFQVMATGFTWETQNREADTAACLAVWEHGKRMLADPQLDMVVLDELTYMVAYDYLPLEEVINALNARPSHQTVIITGRGCHRDILELADTVSELRPVKHAFEAGVKAQMGIDY, translated from the coding sequence ATGAGTGAAGAACGCTATCAACAGCGCCAGCAGCGCGTGAAAGACCGGGTTGACGCCCGGGTAGCCCAGGCCCAGGACGAACGGGGTATCGTGATTGTCTTTACCGGCAATGGGAAAGGAAAAACCACCGCCGCCTTCGGCACCGCCACTCGCGCAGTGGGACACGGTAAAAAGGTCGGCGTGGTGCAATTCATCAAGGGGACCTGGCCCAACGGCGAGCGTAACCTGCTGGAGCCGCACGGCGTTGAATTTCAGGTAATGGCGACCGGGTTTACCTGGGAGACGCAAAACCGCGAAGCCGACACCGCAGCCTGTCTGGCAGTATGGGAGCACGGCAAACGCATGCTTGCCGATCCGCAACTGGACATGGTGGTGCTGGACGAACTGACTTATATGGTGGCATACGACTATCTGCCGCTTGAAGAGGTGATTAACGCGCTGAATGCGCGCCCGTCTCACCAGACGGTGATCATCACCGGTCGCGGCTGCCATCGGGATATTCTCGAGCTGGCCGATACCGTCAGTGAGCTGCGACCGGTCAAACATGCCTTTGAGGCAGGGGTCAAAGCCCAGATGGGGATCGACTATTAA
- the rluB gene encoding 23S rRNA pseudouridine(2605) synthase RluB: MSEKLQKVLARAGHGSRREIESIIAAGRVSVDGKIATLGDRVEVTPGLKIRIDGHLISVKESAEQICRVLAYYKPEGELCTRNDPEGRPTVFDRLPKLRGARWIAVGRLDVNTCGLLLFTTDGELANRLMHPSREVEREYAVRVFGQVDDAKLRDLSRGVQLEDGPAAFKTIKFSGGEGINQWYNVTLTEGRNREVRRLWEAVGVQVSRLIRVRYGDIPLPKGLPRGGWTELDLAQTNYLRELVELEPETTSKVAVEKDRRRMKANQIRRAVKRHSQVSGGRRAGGRNNNG; this comes from the coding sequence ATGAGCGAAAAGTTACAGAAAGTGCTGGCGCGCGCTGGCCACGGCTCTCGCCGTGAAATTGAATCCATCATTGCAGCAGGTCGCGTCAGTGTAGACGGCAAAATTGCCACGCTGGGCGATCGCGTTGAAGTGACTCCCGGCCTGAAAATTCGTATCGATGGTCACCTGATTTCGGTGAAAGAGTCGGCGGAACAAATTTGTCGCGTTCTGGCTTATTACAAGCCGGAAGGCGAACTGTGTACGCGTAACGACCCGGAAGGTCGTCCTACGGTCTTTGATCGCTTACCGAAACTGCGCGGCGCGCGCTGGATTGCGGTAGGGCGTCTGGACGTCAATACCTGCGGTCTGCTGCTGTTCACCACCGATGGTGAACTGGCGAACCGTCTGATGCACCCAAGCCGTGAAGTTGAGCGTGAATACGCGGTGCGCGTCTTTGGCCAGGTTGACGATGCCAAACTGCGCGATCTGAGCCGTGGCGTGCAGTTGGAAGACGGTCCGGCGGCGTTCAAAACCATCAAGTTCAGCGGTGGTGAAGGGATCAACCAGTGGTACAACGTCACCCTGACCGAAGGGCGCAACCGTGAAGTGCGTCGCTTGTGGGAAGCCGTTGGCGTGCAGGTAAGCCGTCTGATTCGCGTCCGCTACGGTGATATTCCGCTGCCGAAAGGTCTGCCGCGCGGCGGCTGGACGGAACTGGATCTTGCCCAGACCAACTATCTGCGTGAGCTGGTGGAGCTGGAGCCGGAAACCACCTCGAAAGTGGCGGTGGAGAAAGATCGTCGCCGCATGAAGGCAAATCAGATTCGCCGTGCGGTGAAACGCCACAGCCAGGTGAGCGGCGGTCGCCGTGCTGGCGGTCGTAATAACAACGGTTAA
- a CDS encoding L-threonylcarbamoyladenylate synthase has protein sequence MSQFFYIHPDNPQQRLINQAVEIVRKGGVIVYPTDSGYALGCKIEDKGAMERICRIRQLPDGHNFTLMCRDLSELSTYSFVDNVAFRLIKNNTPGNYTFILKGTKEVPRRLLQEKRKTIGLRVPSNPIALELLQALGEPMLSTSLMLPGSEFTESDPEEIKDRLEKQVDLIIHGGYLGQQPTTVIDLTDDSPVVLREGVGDVKPFL, from the coding sequence ATGAGCCAGTTTTTTTATATTCATCCTGATAACCCACAGCAGCGCCTGATCAACCAGGCGGTTGAGATTGTGCGTAAGGGTGGGGTGATTGTGTATCCAACCGACTCCGGCTACGCGCTCGGTTGTAAAATTGAAGACAAAGGCGCGATGGAACGGATTTGCCGTATTCGCCAGTTGCCGGATGGACATAACTTCACCCTGATGTGTCGCGATCTGTCCGAACTGTCGACCTATTCGTTTGTCGACAACGTGGCCTTTCGCCTGATCAAGAACAATACGCCGGGTAACTACACCTTCATCCTGAAAGGGACAAAAGAGGTGCCGCGTCGGTTGTTGCAGGAAAAACGTAAGACCATCGGTCTGCGCGTGCCGTCGAACCCGATCGCGCTCGAACTGTTGCAGGCGCTGGGCGAGCCGATGCTCTCCACCTCGCTGATGCTGCCAGGCAGTGAATTTACCGAGTCCGATCCGGAAGAAATTAAAGATCGCCTGGAAAAACAGGTGGACCTGATTATCCACGGCGGTTATCTGGGCCAGCAACCCACAACGGTGATTGATTTAACCGATGATTCCCCGGTTGTCTTGCGTGAAGGCGTGGGAGACGTTAAACCTTTCTTATAA
- the rnm gene encoding RNase RNM, translating to MSDTNYAVIYDLHSHTTASDGRLTPEALVHRAVEMRVGTLAITDHDTTAAIPAASEEISRSGLALNLIPGVEISTVWENHEIHIVGLNIDIENPAMRAFLAQQTERRQQRARLIADRLEKAHITGAWEGALRLADGGAVTRGHFARYLVECGKATTMADVFKKYLARGKTGYVPPQWCTIEQAIDVIHHSGGKAVLAHPGRYDLSAKWLKRLVAYFAQHRGDAMEVAQCQQSPNERTQLATLARQHQLWASQGSDFHQPCPWIELGRKLWLPAGVEGVWQTWEPPQNTTVREV from the coding sequence TTGAGCGACACGAATTATGCAGTGATTTATGACCTGCACAGTCACACCACAGCATCCGATGGACGACTGACGCCAGAAGCGTTAGTCCACCGCGCCGTCGAGATGCGTGTAGGCACGCTGGCGATTACCGACCATGACACCACAGCCGCGATTCCCGCGGCAAGCGAAGAAATTTCACGTTCCGGCCTTGCGCTGAATCTGATCCCTGGCGTTGAGATCTCTACAGTCTGGGAGAATCACGAAATCCATATTGTGGGTTTGAACATCGATATTGAAAATCCGGCGATGCGTGCGTTTCTGGCGCAACAGACGGAACGCCGACAGCAGCGGGCGCGTCTTATCGCTGACCGCCTGGAAAAAGCGCACATCACTGGCGCATGGGAAGGGGCGTTGCGCCTGGCCGACGGCGGCGCGGTGACCCGCGGCCATTTTGCCCGCTATCTGGTGGAGTGTGGTAAAGCGACCACCATGGCGGATGTCTTTAAAAAGTATCTCGCGCGCGGGAAAACAGGATACGTTCCGCCACAGTGGTGTACAATAGAACAAGCTATTGATGTCATTCATCATTCTGGCGGTAAGGCGGTACTGGCCCATCCTGGGCGGTATGATCTTAGCGCTAAGTGGCTGAAAAGGCTGGTGGCGTATTTCGCGCAACATCGTGGTGATGCGATGGAAGTCGCGCAGTGCCAACAGTCCCCTAATGAGCGCACGCAACTGGCCACGCTCGCCCGCCAGCATCAGCTATGGGCATCGCAAGGTTCTGATTTTCATCAACCTTGTCCGTGGATCGAGTTGGGCCGCAAGCTCTGGCTGCCGGCAGGCGTTGAAGGCGTCTGGCAGACGTGGGAGCCGCCGCAGAACACCACAGTGAGGGAAGTATGA
- the trpE gene encoding anthranilate synthase component I — translation MQTSKPTLELITCDAAYRKNPTELFHQVCGDRPATLLLESADIDSKDDLKSLLLVDSALRITAIGDTVTIQALTNNGAALLTLLDAALPAGVENELQDAGRVLRFPPVSPLLDEDARLCALSVFDAFRLLQGLVNVPAQEREAMFFGGLFAYDLVAGFEDLPQLEAGNRCPDYCFYLAETLVVIDHQKQSSRIQASLFSDNDAEKQRLTARLARLSQQLTEPAPPLPVVSVPHMRCECNQSDEEFGAVVRSMQKAIRAGEIFQVVPSRRFSLPCPSPLAAYYVLKKSNPSPYMFFMQDNDFTLFGASPESSLKYDATSRQIEIYPIAGTRPRGRHADGTLDRDLDSRIELEMRTDHKELSEHLMLVDLARNDLARICTPGSRYVADLTKVDRYSHVMHLVSRVVGELRHDLDVLHAYRACMNMGTLSGAPKVRAMQLIADAEGRRRGSYGGAVGYFTAHGDLDTCIVIRSALVEDGIATVQAGAGIVLDSVPQSEADETRNKARAVLRAIATAHHAQETF, via the coding sequence ATGCAGACATCAAAACCGACACTCGAACTCATTACCTGCGATGCCGCCTATCGCAAAAACCCGACGGAGTTGTTCCATCAGGTTTGCGGCGACCGCCCGGCAACGCTGCTGCTGGAATCTGCGGATATCGACAGCAAAGACGACCTCAAAAGCCTGTTGCTGGTGGATAGCGCGCTGCGCATTACCGCCATCGGTGACACTGTCACTATTCAGGCCTTAACCAACAATGGTGCCGCGCTGTTGACTTTACTCGATGCCGCACTGCCCGCAGGCGTTGAGAATGAACTGCAGGATGCAGGTCGCGTGCTGCGTTTCCCGCCGGTCAGCCCATTATTAGACGAAGACGCGCGTCTGTGCGCACTCTCAGTCTTTGACGCCTTCCGCCTGCTGCAGGGACTGGTTAACGTCCCGGCGCAAGAGCGCGAAGCGATGTTCTTTGGCGGTCTGTTTGCGTACGATCTGGTTGCCGGTTTTGAAGATTTACCGCAGCTTGAGGCTGGCAACCGCTGCCCGGATTACTGTTTCTATCTGGCGGAAACGCTTGTGGTGATCGACCACCAGAAACAAAGCTCCCGCATTCAGGCCAGCCTGTTTAGCGATAATGACGCGGAAAAACAGCGTCTCACCGCTCGTCTGGCGCGTCTGAGCCAGCAACTGACGGAACCAGCGCCGCCGCTGCCGGTCGTTTCCGTGCCACACATGCGCTGCGAATGTAATCAGAGCGATGAAGAATTTGGCGCGGTGGTTCGCTCAATGCAGAAAGCGATCCGCGCCGGGGAAATTTTCCAGGTGGTCCCGTCCCGCCGCTTCTCACTGCCCTGCCCGTCACCGCTTGCGGCCTATTACGTGCTGAAGAAAAGCAACCCCAGCCCGTACATGTTCTTTATGCAGGACAACGATTTCACCCTGTTTGGCGCGTCGCCGGAAAGTTCGCTGAAATACGATGCCACCAGCCGCCAGATTGAAATTTACCCGATTGCCGGTACGCGTCCTCGCGGTCGTCACGCCGACGGCACGTTGGACCGCGACCTCGACAGCCGCATTGAACTGGAAATGCGCACCGACCATAAAGAGCTTTCCGAGCACCTGATGCTGGTTGACCTGGCGCGTAACGATCTCGCCCGCATCTGTACGCCAGGCAGTCGCTACGTGGCAGACCTGACCAAGGTTGACCGCTATTCTCACGTTATGCACCTGGTCTCTCGCGTCGTCGGCGAACTGCGCCACGATCTCGATGTCCTGCACGCCTACCGCGCCTGCATGAACATGGGCACGCTGAGTGGCGCGCCGAAAGTGCGGGCAATGCAGTTGATTGCCGACGCCGAAGGCCGCCGACGCGGCAGCTACGGCGGTGCGGTCGGTTACTTCACCGCACACGGCGATCTGGATACCTGCATTGTGATTCGCTCCGCGCTGGTGGAAGACGGTATCGCCACCGTCCAGGCGGGCGCCGGTATTGTGCTCGATTCTGTTCCCCAGTCAGAAGCCGACGAAACCCGTAATAAAGCGCGCGCGGTCCTGCGTGCCATTGCCACCGCGCACCACGCACAGGAGACTTTCTGA